One segment of Alnus glutinosa chromosome 2, dhAlnGlut1.1, whole genome shotgun sequence DNA contains the following:
- the LOC133860289 gene encoding uncharacterized protein LOC133860289, translated as MVEKCVGEFTLAVSFKNVADNFVWAFAGVYGPNSGFDRRRLWDELAGLCSWWSLPWCIGGDFNVTRFPSERSGDVRLCSAMIEFSDFIADQRLVDLPLAGGTSTWSIAHDPPMWSRIDRFLVSHDWEARFPLVLQKRLSRLISDHFPILLDCGDVSRGRRPFKFENMWLKEEGFVGLVKQWWDSYLFQGSSSFVLACKLKALKQDLKKWNDEVFGNIEQNKRKLTEGIQAFDAIEERRALGEEEILRKAETVRELEKCSLLEEASWRQKSKMLWLKEGVKCTKFFHSIANSNRRYNSLNSLVIGDSLSSDQSEIGVHIVKFYKKLFTEQCRWRPSVEGISFDSILESEASWMERAFDEEEVRNVVSAMEEDKAPGPDGFSMAFFKGCWDVLRGDIMKVFREFFIGGSFEKSLNTSFISLIPKIPGANDLKDF; from the coding sequence ATGGTCGAGAAGTGTGTGGGGGAATTCACTCTCGCAGTCTCCTTCAAGAACGTTGCGGATAATTTTGTATGGGCCTTTGCAGGGGTTTATGGCCCGAATTCTGGGTTCGATAGAAGAcgtctttgggatgagttggctggtttGTGTAGTTGGTGGAGTCTGCCGTGGTGTATAGGGGGAGACTTCAATGTTACACGCTTTCCGAGTGAAAGATCTGGTGACGTTCGTCTTTGCTCGGCTATGATTGAGTTTTCGGATTTTATTGCAGACCAAAGACTCGTAGATCTCCCCCTAGCTGGAGGCACCTCTACTTGGTCGATTGCTCATGATCCTCCCATGTGGTCAAGGATTGACCGCTTTCTAGTGTCACATGATTGGGAAGCCCGGTTTCCTTTGGTTTTGCAAAAGAGGCTTTCTCGCCTTATTTCGGACCATTTTCCGATACTTCTGGATTGCGGCGATGTTTCTAGAGGGAGAAggccttttaagtttgaaaacatgtggctcaagGAAGAAGGGTTCGTGGGTTTGGTGAAACAGTGGTGGGATTCTTACTTGTTCCAAGGTTCGTCTAGCTTTGTTCTAGCGTGTAAGCTGAAGGCTTTGAAgcaggatttgaagaaatggaacgaTGAGGTGTTTGGCAACATAGAGCAAAACAAGAGGAAGCTGACTGAAGGTATTCAGGCTTTCGATGCTATTGAAGAAAGAAGGGCATTAGGGGAAGAGGAGATCTTGAGAAAGGCTGAGACTGTCAGGGAGCTAGAGAAgtgttctcttttggaggaggcgagttggaggcagaaatctaAGATGCTGTGGTTAAAGGAAGGGGTTAAGTGCACTAAATTCTTCCATTCTATAGCCAATTCCAATAGAAGGTACAATTCTTTGAACTCCTTAGTGATAGGGGACTCTCTATCCTCTGATCAGTCAGAAATCGGTGTGCACATCGTCAAGTTCTATAAGAAGCTGTTTACGGAGCAGTGCAGGTGGAGGCCGTCGGTTGAGGGTatctcctttgattctattctaGAGTCTGAGGCCAGTTGGATGGAGAGAGCTTTTGATGAGGAGGAGGTCAGGAATGTAGTTTCAGCAATGGAAGAAGATAAGGCGCCAGGTCCTGATGGCTTTTCTATGGCCTTCTTCAAAGGGTGTTGGGATGTTTTGAGGGGGGACATTATGAAGGTGTTTCGGGAGTTTTTTATCGGGGGTTCTTTTGAAAAGAGCCTCAATACTTCGTTCATTTCTCTTATCCCGAAGATTCCAGGTGCTAACGATTTAAAAGACTTTTga